The sequence CTCTTctgcaaaagttttttttctcttatcagACACCAAAGAAGCATTGCATAGTTTTCTTTTACACATACACATTTATGTATAGAGAAACTGTACCTTATCGATGGATGACTGAACCAGTTGTAATGGGGTTGTCGAATTCATATTGTTACCAAACAAGTGAATACCAccatttggtttcttcttatccATTTTCAAGAAAACGTTGAAAGTAAGGATCGAGCTCTCGATGATTTGGATGAGATCATCAGCAAGGACCATAAAGCCTGTATCTTTCTCCATCTCCTTTTTATCTGACCCTGAGATGGTAACCAACTTAAAGTGTTACCACTTCACATAAGGTTTTAAGTCGCAATGTGAATAGCTGAGGAAGTCTCACCTTGAATCTTAGGAGCTTGAAGGAGCTTAGGCATTGCGTTTCTTGCACGCGCATAAAGCTCAGATCTTGATCCTTGTTCAAATGGTTCATTCTCTATATACCTCTGCAACAAGACCAGGAATTGCTGAAACTGTTGAGCGGTATGGTTGTAGCAAGTCGGGGGTTCGGGTTGGCATGAGATTAAGTGGCTAAGCTGCGTATATTGACAGTGAAGTGCCTCCCAAGTGAGGCAGAGTTGAGCAACATAGGCAGTCTCTAGATCTTGGTAAGGGTCAATCTCTGTCTGCTGCAAATACTCGGTATCTTCCTCGGGCAAATCCaactttttgagagaaagacATCGAAAAGGTGAAGCTAGCTTCTTAGTTGCAGATCTTGGCGATGGAGTTGAAGGACTTGGAGCTATTCCAATGCCTGAGGAGTAAGGAGAGTAAAGAGTAACCAACAAATCCATGGAGAGCAAAGATGATTCAAGAGTTAAGAGATCAGTCCAATCTTAGCTTAACACAGAGATTTCACAGGAATGCAACATAAAAAGCCATTGATAAAGTCAGTAGAAATAGATCAAAGGGCAAAGAAGCTTATACCAGTTTCCTTGAGCTGCTGAGAGCTAACACGATCAAAGAAGAGCATACGCTCACAATACTTATCATAGACAGCATCAAAACCTCCCCACCATTGAAGTCCTTCAGCGACCACATCTCTCCACTCACTTGAACACTTGTCTCCTCCCACATCATCATCGTCTAGATAcgattcctcttcttcttcttcttcttcttcctcttcaggTATCAACACCATGAAACTGTTCCTCCTTAACTCCTTGATCCTTCTCTTAACCTCATTAGTAATGaaatcgtcgtcgtcgtcgtcttcgatCTCATCAGCTTTAGCCGAATCTGTCACACCAGCAGCGTCAGTGTTCTCACTCCTTGCCTGCTCTTGCTGAGCCaaaatcttctcttctttctccttttcaagGTTTGGCTTCCGAGACTTTCGAAATTTTCGAACTTTTAAGAAATCCATCTCCTCAATCACACTTGGAGAGAGTGAGCGTCTCTTACTAAAATCTTTAGATCTAACTTCAGATTTCTTtgtgcatgaaaaaaaaatgcgTTTCTCTAAGGCCAAAACGGACTCAATCAGAGAATCAACCAACCCACAAAATGAGGAAAATGCATGAATGTAAGATCTCAGAGAATCATCATGaccaaacaaaaaccctagagagaaacagaagatgAACAATGCATAAAGAATCACACATGAAATTCACACAAAGATCAGAGTAGTAGCAGTGCAGCAACAAAAGTCTGAAACTTCAGATTCGATTTATCTCTCTAGCTAAGAACTAAAAACACAAGCAAGCATTCCCATTCCCATTCgctgttaattaaaaaaatcaacactCCACTGAAACCACACTACactgagagaagaagaaaccaaaaaaagattcaaaattgaagtaaagaaagagagaaacaacccaaaaagcaaaaaaaaacaaaatcgaaaggTGAGAATTGAAAACGAAAGACAAAGACAGGAGGGAGATGAGAGAAATGTTTTGTAAGTGTAAACCACCACTTGCAAGAAGAGAGATAGATGTCTTTTACTACTCACGATATAAAGGCaggacagagagagagagagagagagagcacaatATAAATGTGAGAGGTCCTTTTAAttgatatctctctctctctaaacagATCTCATTAATAAATCCAATAATTAAACTTGGTgatttcaaattccaaaaaagaactcagaaaaatctcttcttttttttttaatttaaataaaaaatacaccTTTTTCCTCATAATTTCGTTTTCTAATTCCAGTCAAAACCCTCACAAAGAGGTTTCTGAGTCAATTGACTTACTATTTGTTTCCTCTATAGGGTCGTCGAAACTGTCTTTTGctttttgagtttattttactttttactttatatattactGAACTGATTTAGGgaggaaaaaggaaacaaagactTTGGTGTAGTAGTAGTAAGATATGTCTGAGAGAAGGAGGAGCTaggtgagagagagatctatgaagaaggaaaacaagagaaaaaaaaaaaaaaagtcagcaGGGGGAGGAAATGCATCGTACAGAGAATATTGTCAGAAAAGCCGCGCAATCTGTTCTCCTTCCATTTGCTCTTTTCCTAATTTACTTCTTTGTCCTCTTTCATTTCTTCTATTTACTACGGTTCTTTGTCGTATTGGGCTTCTCTTAAACTGggcttttcttttattaatttatgtatccACTTAGTCATTGCAATAtataaaacgacgtcgttgttTTGACATTGATTATATTGGTTTGGTTAATCTACTTTTGGCACAGATTCGATTTGAATGGGATTGGATTAAACCGAATTAGAGAGGTTGGATGAATCTTATTATAGTAAGATCTCAGAGAATCATCATAGCCAAACGATCCAAATGAGAGCTCGTAttatttgcttctttctcttgCTCACACTCATATGGGTTTAACCTTTTATTTTCCGGTTCTGTCCTTATGTAAAACTATCTATATTCTTTTcctattatttattacttttgaagtacatttttcaaacaaaaatcttttttgTGTAAAACTATCactattatttactatttttgaaTCCCATATCTTATTATTTAGTCGCCTCTGTTAAGTCGTTTTTCCTCTACGAATCTCTTTCACGACGATTTGTTACAGCTAAAAAGTCAACAAGAATCGTTGTAGGTTGTGTCGTTGTTGTTCATCTGATGTGTTAAGGCACGGAGCTGACGTGTCAAGATAAAGAGGTTTGATTGGTCGAGCGGGTGGGGATGACATGCTGAGCTACGATTGGCTAATTTCGAATTTGCGACCGTTGTTAACCATTAACCAAAGGAGGATCTTAAAAGAAGTTTTCTTCGTTTTAGAGTCTTTAATCGAATATCTCATTTGTAATTTCTCTTTCATTGTAAAATCTAGAAACAAACTCGAATTGGTCTAGATCTCTTAGTAAGATCTTCATCATTTGAGATTTCAGCTCTCGTTTCATGAGCGTCAGCTGGATTTAACTATACTTACAATTTGAATTGAAGAAGTCACATCTTATATGCTAAGAAGAGCAAATGTGCATTTGCATAGAACCGAGTGGAGTATTTGGGACACTACATAGAAGGCAGTGGTGTTTCTACTGATCCCCAGAAGTTGGTGGCGGTTAGACACTGGCGAGTTCCAAAAACTGTGGAGCAAGTGAGaggtttttttgggtttgccaGATATAATTGCAAGTTCGTGAGGAGTTTTGGTATGATTACGAGACCATTGCATGATCTGACTAAGAAGGATACATTTAAGTGGAATGAGACTGCAGCTCAAGCTTTTGACAAACTAGAGTGCTTTATGTGAAGCCTCAGTGTTAGCACTCCCACGGTTTAACAAACCTTTTGTTCTTGGATTTGATGCTTGTGGTAATGGGATTGGTGATGTATTAATGCAGGAAGGTAACCCTATGGCTTTTTTCAGTCGACATTTGCGAGGAAAGCAGCTACATTTGTCGATTTATGAAAAAGAATTATTGGTCGTAGTGTTTGCTTTGCAAAAATGGCGTCATTACTTGTTTCCCAATCACTTTGTTATCAAGACGAATAAAAGAACTTTGAAGTATCTGTTGGAGCAGATGTTGAATACACCAATACAACAATAGTGGCTACCTAAATTGCTAGAGTTTGATTATGAGATACAGTACAAACAAGGGAAGGACAATGTAGTCGCAAATGCTTTATCACGTGTGGAAGGCTCGGAAGTTTTATATATGGCGATGTTTGTACTTGATTGTGATTTGATGCATCGAATTCAAGCTCAGTATGCCACATATGATGCTTTGAAGAGTGTTATTGAGCAACTTACGAAGGATTCACAGGCTAAGAATCATTTTTCTTGGGTTCAAGGAGTTTTAAGAAGGAAGAGTAGGATCGTGGTACCTGCTGACAATGAGTTGAAAGATGATATCTCAAGTGGTTGCATGGTTTATGTAATGGGGGTCATTCTGGTCGTGATGCAATATGTCAGCGAGTAAAGGG comes from Camelina sativa cultivar DH55 chromosome 19, Cs, whole genome shotgun sequence and encodes:
- the LOC104765903 gene encoding uncharacterized protein LOC104765903; this translates as MDFLKVRKFRKSRKPNLEKEKEEKILAQQEQARSENTDAAGVTDSAKADEIEDDDDDDFITNEVKRRIKELRRNSFMVLIPEEEEEEEEEEESYLDDDDVGGDKCSSEWRDVVAEGLQWWGGFDAVYDKYCERMLFFDRVSSQQLKETGIGIAPSPSTPSPRSATKKLASPFRCLSLKKLDLPEEDTEYLQQTEIDPYQDLETAYVAQLCLTWEALHCQYTQLSHLISCQPEPPTCYNHTAQQFQQFLVLLQRYIENEPFEQGSRSELYARARNAMPKLLQAPKIQGSDKKEMEKDTGFMVLADDLIQIIESSILTFNVFLKMDKKKPNGGIHLFGNNMNSTTPLQLVQSSIDKKRVKAKELTKKTKGLKKKSWPQTWEGVQLLFAAIDIKLATRVLRMSKISEEHLLWCEEKMKKLNFSAGKLQRHPSPILFPC